The genome window ACTATATTCTTCAGGAAACATTAAAGGGTAATTAGCCTTTAATGTTGCCAGTGAAACTTCATCTGCATTATAAAACAAGCTGTCGAAACGTACAAGTTTTGAGTTCACTTCAATATTCGACACATCTACCACATTAGAATCAGTACACGATACTACAGTAAACAATACTGATATTACAAATAATATTTTTTTCAAATAATTCATTCCTTTAAAATAAAAATCAGCCAAAAATAAGAAAGGCTTCCTATATAGACTAATTAAATTTGTTCGATGTTTAGCGTTTAATGTTTGATGTTTCACTATTTTTGCTTCTCTAAAAAAATTGATCAAAATGAATTCTAAGAAAGTTATCGAACATATTACAGACTGGTTAAACTCCTATACAGAAAAATCAGGAACAAAAGGATTCATTGTTGGCGTGAGCGGAGGAATTGACTCAGCTGTGACTTCAACTCTAGCCGCCAAAACAGGTAAAAAGGTATTGTTAATAGAGATGCCTATACATCAGGATGCAACTCAGGTTACAAGGGCACAGGATCATATCAACTTCCTGGAAAATAAATATCCAAACGTTAAATCACTTAGGGTAGACCTCACCGAAACTTTTGGTAATCTTGTAAAATCTTTCCCTAAGACAGATTCAAGCAGCGAAGAACTTTCGCTGGCCAATACAAGAGCCAGACTAAGAATGACTACTCTATACTATTTTGCAGGCATCAATGGCTTACTGGTTGCCGGTACAGGAAATAAAGTTGAAGATTTTGGGGTTGGATTTTATACAAAATACGGTGATGGAGGTGTTGATTTAAGTC of Bacteroidota bacterium contains these proteins:
- the nadE gene encoding NAD(+) synthase, encoding MNSKKVIEHITDWLNSYTEKSGTKGFIVGVSGGIDSAVTSTLAAKTGKKVLLIEMPIHQDATQVTRAQDHINFLENKYPNVKSLRVDLTETFGNLVKSFPKTDSSSEELSLANTRARLRMTTLYYFAGINGLLVAGTGNKVEDFGVGFYTKYGDGGVDLSPIADLMKSEVYALGKELGVIESILTAAPTDGLWGEDRTDEDQLGASYDELEWAMNYVEKNLNSDLNRREEEVLAIYKRLNSANQHKMNPIPVCEIPEELLQD